AATCCCGCTCCGGCTCCTCGCCAGCGCAATCCACGTGGTGCCCTCGACCCATGGAGCGTCGATCTACCCGCATAATCTGAACTACTGATTTGTGCTGCATGCTGGTTGATCTGAGAGGCTAATTTCTGAACTATTGATGCTGCCTATTTAGGTTCCTCTTGGATTAGGAAACACATGGGTTGTTGCTTTCGTTCTCACAGCAACCGGAGTTTATAGCTACAAAGGTTGTGATGCAAATATTCCTGCCTCAAATAATGTATTAGCCTTTTGTCGGAAGCATGTATTGAGGATGAGATCTTGCCGTGTAGACACTTCGCATGCCTTAAGATCTTCACCCTGGTTCAGATTTCCTTATCCATTGCAGTGGGGAACTCCAGTTTTTTCCTGGAAAATGGGCCTTGTGATGTGTGTTGTATCAGTTATTGTGTTAgaccccgggctttaagggacaaagccgggtgcatctcatacatgcgccaaagaagacaacacatataataacagagtgtatagagataaatgtcacaataatcagagtatttattacatagcggaagtcttacaaaataaaagataaatataacaggatctaaaatccatccttggcgccagaaagtcaactgggagacgccacctagatcgaatcgaactgctCGATacatggctccacttgaaccacctatacttctcctgtgggggggggtgtgagacagcaagagtgagctcacacatgatcatagctcaacaagttgtggggaataatgtggtatgaactcaccaaatgtgggagttcatgtgatgtataagactgatcaacaataggggttaaagctgagcattgcttttaattagctggtcaaaattttattagcaattactagatgtaagtaaataccaaaccataataaataataatagaacaaaattaattaacaaatcccaagcaatgcaaatgacaaattgagtttaggttccatatttaatcatcagagagtcctgagctgctcatcatcgcgagcacggctagtataccagttttacactctgtagaggttgtaccctgtacccacaagtcgtgtatcccatgtcgccagggttagctagacccttagacactaccgaggtgaatggctagggatccactacgaggcctttacaaagttccactagcttccgaaaacccgctacagtttatggaaagagcacttgcaagaatccctcgttggATCTCCATCGCATGGCCGAGATTAGAACTGGTGCGTACCTGTTTGTTTGTAGAAGAAACCTAATCCTAGCCGTCCATAGATGATCGGGCGGTTCACGatggccgataccccttcgtccgcatcattTGCATAAGAGCCCCAGACAAACTAGGAAATAAACCTGCCGTCCATTTTCACTATGCACTGAGTCTAGGATATCTTGCGCAGAGCCCCCTGCGCTTCATAGAAAataaggcccagtccagagctgaCTTAAAATTGAATAAATGAATTGAAAATAGatttcccagttgactttctggcgccaaggatggattttagatcttgttatatttatcttttattttgtaagacttccgctatgtaataagtactctgattatattgtgacattcatctctatacactctgttattatatatgttgtcttctttggcgcatgtatgagatgcaccctgctttgtcccttaaaaccgggtgtgacatattgCTTCTGTTGATTCCGTAAGTTGATGACTCCTCTGAAGTTTGATCCTTACTACAATATTTTGCACGGTGTCTTTAAGTTTCATAATAACTTTGCACTGCATTATGTGGATTGGATCTGCCCCAGTAGCACATTACCTTCGTTTGTAAACTCGTTTATCAACTTGGCATAGGCCTTCTTCTTGGGCACATGTTTTGCTCTGCTAATTGTTCCTGGAAATTAGCTAGCTTAGTAACGACAGTGTCTTCTTATAATTAAAAGTCCAGAAGCAACCATTTGACTCCAGTATACTTATTGTTCAAGTTTGTCTCTCCTCACAATATGTTTGTGCCTTTTCAACTTAAGGTCGGTTCCTACCATGCATCGTCTTTGTTTGTGGCTACCCGACCACCAACCTATGGAGTTGTTAGCAGAGGCATTGGTGTTGAGGGTGTATCTACAGTCTTGGCTGGCCTTTGGGGGACAGGAGTTGGTTCTGCAACAATAACAGAGAATGTACACACAATTGCTGTGACTAAAATGGGTAGTCGACGAGCAGTTGGATTCGGTGCTATTTTACTTGTACTGCTTTCTATTGTTGGTAAGAAAActattttgcattttcatttcagTGAAAAATTCTCATGCTGTGAGAAAAGGTAATCAAAGGTTCTTGCTTATCACTGTTATTATGACTCTTTTGTAGGAAAAGTTGGTGCATTCATTGCTTCTATTCCTGATGTTATGGTTGCTGCTCTCCTTTGCTTCATGTGGGCTATGCTCTGTGCTCTTGGCTTGTCCAATCTTCATTACAGTGCTACTGGAAGCTCAAGAAACAGTATTATAGTTGGGCTAGCTTTATTCTTGTCCCTATCAGTTCCTTCTTACTTCCAGCAATACGGTGTACATCCTAGCGCAAACTCATCAGTGCCAACTTACTTTCAACCATACGTTGTTGCATCTCATGGACCTGTTCACATTGGATCGGGCGGGGTATGTACTCAAACTTCCAATCTTTTCTTCCACCAGAATCCTTTATCCTATTCTGCTTTTTATTTTGCATTATATAGT
This portion of the Zea mays cultivar B73 chromosome 2, Zm-B73-REFERENCE-NAM-5.0, whole genome shotgun sequence genome encodes:
- the LOC103634241 gene encoding nucleobase-ascorbate transporter 12; amino-acid sequence: MFVPFQLKVGSYHASSLFVATRPPTYGVVSRGIGVEGVSTVLAGLWGTGVGSATITENVHTIAVTKMGSRRAVGFGAILLVLLSIVGKVGAFIASIPDVMVAALLCFMWAMLCALGLSNLHYSATGSSRNSIIVGLALFLSLSVPSYFQQYGVHPSANSSVPTYFQPYVVASHGPVHIGSGGVNYVLNTILSFNMAIAFLVALVLDNTVPGGRQERGLYVWSEAEATMRESTFMKDYELPFKIGRLFRWVKCVGL